One Capsicum annuum cultivar UCD-10X-F1 chromosome 2, UCD10Xv1.1, whole genome shotgun sequence genomic window carries:
- the LOC107860003 gene encoding mitogen-activated protein kinase 7, whose protein sequence is MATQVEPPNGISPRGKNYYRMWQTIFEVDTKYVPIKPIGRGAYGVVCSSVNRETNERVAIKKINNVFSNRIDALRTLRELKLLRHIRHENVIALKDVMMPIHRSSFKDIYLVYELMDTDLNHIIKSTQPLSNDHCKYFLFQLLRGLKYLHSANILHRDLKPGNLLVNANCELKICDFGLARTSRDNGQFMTEYVVTRWYRAPELLLCCDNYGTSIDVWSVGCIFAEILGRKPLFPGTECLNQLKLILNILGSQPEADLHFIDNPRAKGFIRSLPFTRGAHFSSLFPQADPLAIDLLQRMLIFDPSKRITVTEALYHPYLSSLYDPTCNLPAQFPLNLDIDENMAEPLIREMMLREIFHYHPEAAYINTFY, encoded by the exons ATGGCAACACAAGTGGAGCCACCAAATGGAATTAGTCCTCGAGGGAAGAACTATTACAGAATGTGGCAAACTATATTTGAAGTTGATACGAAATACGTTCCGATCAAACCTATTGGGAGAGGAGCTTATGGTGTGGTTTGTTCCTCAGTGAATAGGGAGACAAATGAGAGAGTTGCTATCAAGAAGATCAATAACGTGTTTTCGAATAGAATTGATGCACTTAGAACTCTAAGAGAATTGAAGCTTTTGAGGCATATAAGGCATGAGAATGTGATTGCTTTGAAGGATGTGATGATGCCTATTCATAGAAGTAGTTTCAAGGATATCTATTTGGTTTATGAGTTGATGGATACAGATCTTAATCATATCATTAAGTCGACGCAGCCTTTATCCAATGACCATTGCAAGTATTTTCTTTTTCAG CTCCTTCGTGGCTTGAAATATCTTCATTCAGCTAACATTCTCCACCGGGACTTGAAACCTGGGAATCTCCTTGTGAATGCTAACTGTGAGTTAAAGATATGTGACTTTGGACTGGCTAGGACTAGCAGAGACAATGGGCAgttcatgactgaatatgtagTCACTCGTTGGTATCGTGCACCAGAGCTGCTACTTTGCTGTGACAATTATGGAACATCGATTGATGTATGGTCTGTTGGATGCATCTTCGCAGAAATCCTTGGCCGGAAACCTCTTTTCCCAGGAACTGAGTGCCTCAATCAGCTTAAACTTATTCTCAATATCCTTGGTAGCCAGCCTGAAGCTGATCTTCATTTCATTGATAACCCAAGGGCTAAGGGATTCATCCGATCTCTTCCTTTTACCCGAGGAGCTCACTTTTCTTCTCTCTTCCCTCAGGCTGATCCTTTAGCAATAGACTTATTGCAGCGAATGCTCATTTTTGACCCCTCAAAGAGAATAACAGTTACTGAAGCTCTCTATCATCCTTACCTATCAAGTCTATATGATCCAACCTGCAATCTTCCCGCTCAGTTTCCTCTTAATCTGGATATTGATGAGAATATGGCAGAACCATTGATTCGGGAGATGATGCTGAGAGAAATCTTTCATTACCATCCTGAAGCAGCTTATATCAACACGTTTTACTAG
- the LOC107860002 gene encoding transcription factor bHLH110 isoform X1 produces MDSTNLHNHRQLQQQQQLSGYPFFAGVSTLHDWNSTMTSEEEYYYKGHMKRSIGTFPLMNTSMFQDGHQLSNVQLDYKNNKAGCIISNDYFLKMKDMNGLSNNLFKESYFGNEQQHAFDLNENLLSEDSYMNNAKTSIAFSGLAAAADATNSSYISSNDMEHTDFQGLKLAYDGLTFKNSISGHDSNGNSFGHFSTDRMFADGLPESAHSPSSNSSNKIIESNVSNTIGVSLKAKRSNYSAEEEATPCQEASKKPRVTSQSSSTFMLKQVRKEKLGDRISALHRLVAPFGKTDTASVLTEAIGYIQFLQDQILTLSMPYTKSSQGNLHHVDLKDSSIDTKCQPVLDLESRGLCLVPTSFTSYITSSCD; encoded by the exons ATGGATTCTACGAATCTTCATAATCATCGTCAACTCCAACAGCAACAACAGCTTTCTGGGTATCCCTTTTTCGCTGGAGTTTCAACTTTACATGATTGGAACTCAACCATGACCTC GGAAGAAGAATATTACTACAAGGGACACATGAAAAGAAGCATCGGCACATTTCCGTTAATGAACACCTCAATGTTCCAGGATGGGCATCAATTATCCAACGTTCAGCTGGATTACAAAAATAACAAGGCCGGATGCATAATATCAAATGATTATTTCCTCAAGATGAAAGATATGAATGGTTTAAGCAACAACTTGTTCAAAGAGAGTTACTTTGGAAACGAACAACAACATGCGTTTGATCTGAATGAGAATCTTCTGTCCGAAGATTCGTATATGAACAATGCTAAAACTAGCATTGCTTTTTCCGGTTTAGCAGCTGCTGCTGATGCAACTAATTCGAGTTATATCTCAAGCAACGATATGGAACATACAGATTTCCAGGGGTTGAAGTTAGCATATGATGGCCTAACTTTCAAGAATAGTATTAGTGGCCATGATAGTAATGGTAATAGCTTTGGCCATTTCTCTACAGACAGGATGTTTGCTGATGGACTGCCAGAATCAGCCCATAGTCCATCTTCAAATAGCTCCAACAAA ATCATCGAATCAAATGTTAGCAATACCATTGGAGTTTCTTTAAAAGCAAAGAGATCTAATTATTCTGCTGAAGAGGAAGCTACTCCATGTCAAGAAGCATCAAAGAAGCCTCGAGTCACATCGCAATCTTCGAGCACATTCATGCTTAAG CAGGTTAGAAAGGAAAAATTAGGAGACAGGATTTCAGCTCTACACAGATTAGTGGCACCTTTCGGCAAG ACTGATACTGCATCAGTATTAACAGAAGCCATTGGCTATATTCAGTTCCTTCAGGACCAAATCCTG ACATTAAGCATGCCTTACACGAAGTCAAGTCAAGGGAATCTCCATCATGTAGACTTAAAG GATTCAAGCATAGACACGAAGTGTCAGCCAGTGCTAGATCTAGAGAGTAGAGGATTATGCCTTGTGCCCACATCTTTTACTTCTTACATCACTTCTTCCTGCGATTGA
- the LOC107860002 gene encoding transcription factor bHLH103 isoform X3 has product MDSTNLHNHRQLQQQQQLSGYPFFAGVSTLHDWNSTMTSEEEYYYKGHMKRSIGTFPLMNTSMFQDGHQLSNVQLDYKNNKAGCIISNDYFLKMKDMNGLSNNLFKESYFGNEQQHAFDLNENLLSEDSYMNNAKTSIAFSGLAAAADATNSSYISSNDMEHTDFQGLKLAYDGLTFKNSISGHDSNGNSFGHFSTDRMFADGLPESAHSPSSNSSNKIIESNVSNTIGVSLKAKRSNYSAEEEATPCQEASKKPRVTSQSSSTFMLKQVRKEKLGDRISALHRLVAPFGKTDTASVLTEAIGYIQFLQDQILDSSIDTKCQPVLDLESRGLCLVPTSFTSYITSSCD; this is encoded by the exons ATGGATTCTACGAATCTTCATAATCATCGTCAACTCCAACAGCAACAACAGCTTTCTGGGTATCCCTTTTTCGCTGGAGTTTCAACTTTACATGATTGGAACTCAACCATGACCTC GGAAGAAGAATATTACTACAAGGGACACATGAAAAGAAGCATCGGCACATTTCCGTTAATGAACACCTCAATGTTCCAGGATGGGCATCAATTATCCAACGTTCAGCTGGATTACAAAAATAACAAGGCCGGATGCATAATATCAAATGATTATTTCCTCAAGATGAAAGATATGAATGGTTTAAGCAACAACTTGTTCAAAGAGAGTTACTTTGGAAACGAACAACAACATGCGTTTGATCTGAATGAGAATCTTCTGTCCGAAGATTCGTATATGAACAATGCTAAAACTAGCATTGCTTTTTCCGGTTTAGCAGCTGCTGCTGATGCAACTAATTCGAGTTATATCTCAAGCAACGATATGGAACATACAGATTTCCAGGGGTTGAAGTTAGCATATGATGGCCTAACTTTCAAGAATAGTATTAGTGGCCATGATAGTAATGGTAATAGCTTTGGCCATTTCTCTACAGACAGGATGTTTGCTGATGGACTGCCAGAATCAGCCCATAGTCCATCTTCAAATAGCTCCAACAAA ATCATCGAATCAAATGTTAGCAATACCATTGGAGTTTCTTTAAAAGCAAAGAGATCTAATTATTCTGCTGAAGAGGAAGCTACTCCATGTCAAGAAGCATCAAAGAAGCCTCGAGTCACATCGCAATCTTCGAGCACATTCATGCTTAAG CAGGTTAGAAAGGAAAAATTAGGAGACAGGATTTCAGCTCTACACAGATTAGTGGCACCTTTCGGCAAG ACTGATACTGCATCAGTATTAACAGAAGCCATTGGCTATATTCAGTTCCTTCAGGACCAAATCCTG GATTCAAGCATAGACACGAAGTGTCAGCCAGTGCTAGATCTAGAGAGTAGAGGATTATGCCTTGTGCCCACATCTTTTACTTCTTACATCACTTCTTCCTGCGATTGA
- the LOC107860002 gene encoding transcription factor bHLH110 isoform X2, which yields MDSTNLHNHRQLQQQQQLSGYPFFAGVSTLHDWNSTMTSEEEYYYKGHMKRSIGTFPLMNTSMFQDGHQLSNVQLDYKNNKAGCIISNDYFLKMKDMNGLSNNLFKESYFGNEQQHAFDLNENLLSEDSYMNNAKTSIAFSGLAAAADATNSSYISSNDMEHTDFQGLKLAYDGLTFKNSISGHDSNGNSFGHFSTDRMFADGLPESAHSPSSNSSNKIIESNVSNTIGVSLKAKRSNYSAEEEATPCQEASKKPRVTSQSSSTFMLKVRKEKLGDRISALHRLVAPFGKTDTASVLTEAIGYIQFLQDQILTLSMPYTKSSQGNLHHVDLKDSSIDTKCQPVLDLESRGLCLVPTSFTSYITSSCD from the exons ATGGATTCTACGAATCTTCATAATCATCGTCAACTCCAACAGCAACAACAGCTTTCTGGGTATCCCTTTTTCGCTGGAGTTTCAACTTTACATGATTGGAACTCAACCATGACCTC GGAAGAAGAATATTACTACAAGGGACACATGAAAAGAAGCATCGGCACATTTCCGTTAATGAACACCTCAATGTTCCAGGATGGGCATCAATTATCCAACGTTCAGCTGGATTACAAAAATAACAAGGCCGGATGCATAATATCAAATGATTATTTCCTCAAGATGAAAGATATGAATGGTTTAAGCAACAACTTGTTCAAAGAGAGTTACTTTGGAAACGAACAACAACATGCGTTTGATCTGAATGAGAATCTTCTGTCCGAAGATTCGTATATGAACAATGCTAAAACTAGCATTGCTTTTTCCGGTTTAGCAGCTGCTGCTGATGCAACTAATTCGAGTTATATCTCAAGCAACGATATGGAACATACAGATTTCCAGGGGTTGAAGTTAGCATATGATGGCCTAACTTTCAAGAATAGTATTAGTGGCCATGATAGTAATGGTAATAGCTTTGGCCATTTCTCTACAGACAGGATGTTTGCTGATGGACTGCCAGAATCAGCCCATAGTCCATCTTCAAATAGCTCCAACAAA ATCATCGAATCAAATGTTAGCAATACCATTGGAGTTTCTTTAAAAGCAAAGAGATCTAATTATTCTGCTGAAGAGGAAGCTACTCCATGTCAAGAAGCATCAAAGAAGCCTCGAGTCACATCGCAATCTTCGAGCACATTCATGCTTAAG GTTAGAAAGGAAAAATTAGGAGACAGGATTTCAGCTCTACACAGATTAGTGGCACCTTTCGGCAAG ACTGATACTGCATCAGTATTAACAGAAGCCATTGGCTATATTCAGTTCCTTCAGGACCAAATCCTG ACATTAAGCATGCCTTACACGAAGTCAAGTCAAGGGAATCTCCATCATGTAGACTTAAAG GATTCAAGCATAGACACGAAGTGTCAGCCAGTGCTAGATCTAGAGAGTAGAGGATTATGCCTTGTGCCCACATCTTTTACTTCTTACATCACTTCTTCCTGCGATTGA
- the LOC107860001 gene encoding disease resistance RPP13-like protein 4, with translation MVDAVVTVFLEKLLKVLTEESRFLSQYRQQFEKLKNELLFMQSFLKDAERLKRKHVTLKAVMSCLRDLIFEAEELLEDCQNQSADSDGATSFSTRFHPKRLSLRRQTGKRLAEINDKISEIKQNISTYLGVPLMNEGNMEAHDNLMTRWTSSLYDHTQVVGLEGDTQKIKNWLFEASDGLLAIAFVGMGGLGKTTLAQKVFNERSVENHFERRIWVSVSQTFTEEQVMRSILRNLGDACVGDDQSELLRKINQYLLGKRFLIVMDDVWSLDNAWWQKIYSGLPKGNGSSVIVTTRNELVARKMGVTEARTHWPKFLNEDYSWLLFRKIAFAATAGECNSPELENVGKELVEKCKGLPLAIKAVGGVMLCKPPYYHEWRCIANHFRDELKENDDSLMASLQLSYDELPPYLKSCFLCFSLFPEDCVIPKDQLIRWWIGESFIPLRSGRLSTEVGEDCFSQLSNRCLIEVVDKAYNGVIHTCKMHDMVRDLVIKIADDDSFYTPSDANCRHLGIKSEMNGNQLMSNRKLRALLTTTKSGEVNKIPSNIAKKFCNSRHLQVLDLSKSIFDVPLSNLLEGIGSAKQLTYLSLSNTHPLVGVPASISKLEKLQILDFSYCQNMKMLPSCVLTFEELAVLDLNHCGSLEYLPKGLSRLSNLQVLLGFKPAKLSQPGGCRISELRSLTRLRTLSLRLTQDEEIGDDEGNALIDLQELQFLTVSCFDSQDDGLVTKLGKLYPPRQLHELILKFYPGETSPEWLSPTSLPMLRYLSIISGDMKEMHENFWGDHSTAWKIEGLMLEALTDLRLEWSAVNRVMPSLRIIKASWCPELESFPIEDAGFRGGSWKKEEHRG, from the coding sequence ATGGTGGATGCAGTGGTAACTGTATTCTTGGAGAAACTTCTGAAAGTTCTAACTGAGGAAAGCAGGTTTCTAAGTCAATACAGGCAACAGTTCGAAAAACTCAAGAACGAACTGCTATTCATGCAAAGCTTTCTCAAGGATGCAGAAAGGCTGAAGAGGAAACACGTCACCCTTAAAGCTGTCATGTCCTGTTTGCGAGACTTAATCTTTGAAGCTGAAGAGCTATTGGAGGACTGCCAGAATCAATCTGCTGATAGTGATGGAGCTACTTCATTTTCCACGCGCTTTCATCCCAAAAGGCTATCTCTTCGCCGTCAAACTGGGAAGCGTCTTGCTGAAATCAATGACAAGATCTCGGAAATAAAGCAAAACATTTCGACATACCTTGGAGTGCCACTTATGAACGAAGGAAATATGGAGGCACACGATAATCTAATGACAAGATGGACTTCTTCCCTTTATGACCACACTCAGGTAGTTGGTTTGGAAGGTGACACACAGAAGATAAAGAATTGGCTATTTGAAGCAAGTGATGGTTTGCTTGCCATTGCATTTGTGGGTATGGGAGGGCTCGGAAAAACCACTCTTGCTCAGAAAGTCTTCAATGAAAGAAGTGTGGAAAATCACTTTGAGAGGAGAATTTGGGTGTCTGTTTCTCAAACATTTACTGAGGAACAAGTCATGAGAAGCATATTGAGGAATTTGGGAGATGCATGCGTTGGTGACGACCAGAGtgaattattaagaaaaataaaccaGTACCTTTTAGGAAAGAGGTTTTTGATTGTTATGGATGATGTTTGGAGCTTGGACAATGCTTGGTGGCAGAAAATCTATTCTGGTCTACCTAAAGGAAATGGGAGCAGTGTTATTGTAACTACGAGAAATGAGTTAGTCGCTCGCAAGATGGGAGTCACAGAAGCAAGGACACATTGGCCAAAATTCCTCAATGAGGACTACAGTTGGTTACTCTTTCGTAAGATTGCATTTGCAGCAACTGCAGGTGAATGCAATTCTCCTGAATTGGAGAATGTGGGAAAGGAGCTTGTGGAAAAATGTAAGGGTCTTCCATTAGCAATCAAGGCAGTAGGAGGAGTGATGCTTTGTAAACCACCCTACTATCACGAATGGAGGTGTATTGCAAATCATTTCCGCGATGAATTGAAAGAAAATGATGACTCACTGATGGCTTCATTACAGTTGAGCTATGATGAACTCCCTCCGTACTTGAAATCCTGTTTCCTCTGTTTTTCACTGTTTCCTGAGGATTGTGTCATACCAAAAGACCAGCTGATCCGTTGGTGGATCGGAGAAAGTTTCATACCTCTGAGAAGTGGTAGGTTATCGACTGAAGTTGGAGAAGATTGTTTCTCACAGCTATCCAATAGATGTTTGATAGAAGTTGTTGATAAGGCTTACAATGGTGTGATCCATACATGCAAAATGCATGATATGGTTCGTGATTTGGTGATCAAGATTGCAGACGATGATTCATTTTACACCCCATCTGATGCAAATTGTCGACATTTGGGTATTAAGAGTGAGATGAATGGGAATCAACTAATGAGCAATCGAAAATTACGAGCACTGCTGACAACCACCAAGAGTGGTGAAGTAAACAAAATTCCTTCCAACATTGCCAAGAAGTTCTGCAATAGTCGACACCTCCAGGTACTGGATCTCTCAAAATCAATTTTCGATGTTCCTCTTTCAAATTTGCTGGAAGGCATTGGATCTGCCAAACAGCTTACTTATCTCAGTTTAAGCAATACACATCCATTGGTTGGTGTTCCAGCCTCCATATCCAAGCTTGAAAAATTACAGATTTTGGACTTCAGCTATTGCCAAAATATGAAAATGCTCCCGTCTTGCGTTTTAACATTTGAGGAACTAGCTGTTTTAGATCTGAACCACTGTGGGTCTCTTGAGTACCTACCAAAAGGATTGAGCAGGCTTTCCAATCTTCAAGTACTGCTTGGATTTAAGCCTGCAAAATTAAGTCAGCCAGGAGGTTGTCGTATTTCTGAACTCAGAAGCCTGACTCGACTGAGAACTCTCAGTTTAAGACTAACTCAAGATGAGGAGATTGGAGATGATGAGGGCAATGCACTGATAGATCTCCAAGAACTTCAATTTTTGACCGTAAGTTGCTTTGACAGTCAAGATGACGGACTAGTCACAAAACTTGGTAAACTTTATCCTCCTCGACAACTCCACGAGCTGATTCTCAAATTCTATCCAGGTGAAACAAGTCCTGAATGGCTTAGCCCTACATCTCTCCCCATGCTGCGATATCTGTCAATCATTTCTGGTGATATGAAAGAAATGCACGAGAATTTCTGGGGTGATCACAGTACTGCTTGGAAAATTGAGGGGTTAATGTTGGAAGCTTTAACTGATTTGAGATTGGAATGGTCAGCAGTGAATCGAGTGATGCCTTCGTTAAGAATAATCAAGGCTAGCTGGTGCCCCGAGTTGGAGTCATTTCCAATTGAAGATGCAGGGTTCAGAGGGGGTTCATGGAAGAAGGAAGAACATAGGGGCTGA
- the LOC107860000 gene encoding AAA-ATPase At2g18193, whose translation MYDVSKMQSTASTLFSAYASLAASMMLVRTMANDLIPKSLLTYIHSAISYLFTPLSTQLTIIVDEQCGMTRNQVYEAAEIYLRTRIGPNADRVRAHKTPKQKNINVSIEKDEEITDVYGVVHMKWRLVSVEPQDRHGYTPEKRFFELSFNKRYKEIVLNEYLPFVLTKAKEIQDNDRAVKLYTRDCPCGSDDDGYGGGGGGVWGCINLDHPATFDTLAMEPEMKKMIIDDLDRFVKRRDFYKKVGKAWKRGYLLYGPPGTGKSSLIAAMANYLKFDIYDLELTSLYSNSELRRILISTSNRSIIVIEDIDCSVEMHDRNLGHQPSDTKITLSGLLNFIDGLWSNCGDERIIVFTTNHKEKLDPALLRPGRMDMHIHMSYCTNQSFKILAFNYLGVSDHRLFGEIESLIKNVEVTPAEVAEELMRSEDADVVLEGVLNLLKRKADEANEIKEEKSPSTPEADDKDEIEEEKVDESQIQEPKRLRTEVLVRTFRNQRRGRMIIGRPNRGRRGGGRW comes from the exons ATGTACGACGTATCAAAAATGCAGAGCACAGCATCAACTTTATTCTCGGCGTACGCTTCTTTAGCGGCGTCGATGATGCTTGTTCGGACCATGGCTAATGATCTAATACCCAAATCACTCCTTACATATATACACTCAGCTATCAGTTATCTCTTCACTCCACTTTCTACCCAACTAACAATCATCGTTGATGAACAGTGTGGAATGACCCGAAATCAAGTTTACGAGGCCGCTGAAATTTACCTCCGTACAAGGATCGGACCCAACGCTGATAGAGTCCGGGCTCACAAAACTCCCAAACAGAAAAACATCAACGTGAGTATAGAGAAGGATGAGGAGATCACTGATGTATACGGTGTGGTACACATGAAATGGAGGTTGGTCTCCGTTGAACCTCAGGATAGACACGGGTACACTCCGGAAAAAAGATTTTTCGAACTAAGTTTTAATAAGAGGTATAAAgaaattgttttgaatgaatatttACCATTTGTATTGACGAAGGCTAAAGAGATTCAAGATAATGATAGGGCTGTGAAATTGTATACGAGGGATTGTCCTTGTGGTAGTGATGATGATGGGTATGGTGGTGGGGGTGGTGGGGTTTGGGGTTGTATAAATTTGGATCATCCTGCTACTTTTGATACTTTGGCTATGGAACctgaaatgaagaaaatgataattgaCGATCTTGATAGGTTTGTGAAAAGGAGAGATTTTTACAAGAAAGTTGGTAAGGCTTGGAAAAGAGGGTATCTTTTGTATGGACCTCCAGGGACTGGGAAATCTAGCTTGATTGCTGCCATGGCTAATTACTTAAAGTTTGATATATACGATTTGGAACTCACCAGTTTGTATTCAAATTCGGAATTAAGAAGGATCTTGATATCCACTTCGAATCGATCCATTATTGTGATTGAAGATATTGATTGTAGTGTGGAAATGCACGATCGAAATCTTGGACATCAGCCTTCTGACACTAAG ATAACGCTATCGGGTTTGTTGAATTTCATTGATGGATTGTGGTCCAATTGTGGGGATGAAAGAATTATTGtattcacaaccaaccacaaggAGAAGTTGGATCCTGCTCTGTTAAGACCTGGTCGAATGGATATGCATATTCATATGTCCTATTGTACTAATCAGAGTTTCAAGATTCTGGCTTTCAACTACTTGGGTGTATCTGATCATAGATTATTCGGAGAGATTGAAAGCCTAATCAAGAATGTAGAGGTGACCCCTGCTGAAGTTGCAGAGGAACTGATGAGGAGTGAGGATGCTGATGTTGTCCTTGAGGGAGTGCTTAATTTGCTCAAGCGAAAAGCTGATGAAGCCAATGAAATCAAGGAGGAGAAGAGTCCTAGCACCCCTGAAGCCGATGACAAGGACGAGATTGAGGAAGAAAAGGTTGACGAAAGTCAGATTCAAGAACCTAAAAGATTGAGAACTGAAGTGTTGGTACGTACTTTTAGAAACCAAAGGAGAGGTAGAATGATAATAGGAAGACCGAATAGAGGACGAAGAGGAGGAGGGCGTTGGTAA